The following proteins are co-located in the Bremerella cremea genome:
- the pheS gene encoding phenylalanine--tRNA ligase subunit alpha yields the protein MSLNDFIKQLDDLVESASKRFEDAINQTDHQVLEETRVEFLGAKSGKLKEAQKGLGKVAKEDKPIAGKRFNEVKTRLEELFQAATDVITGGSKKGNAEAIDVTLPGLRPRLGHIHPITQTIDELKDIMGRLGFTAVEGPEIEDDWHNFEALNIPLEHPARDPLDNFYLNLAAASHGGGNQLLRSQTSTVQIRVMENNEPPIRIVSLGRVYRPDEIDATHYAMFHQIEGLLVDTNVTMADLKYVLRLFASSYLGGDVEIRFRPSFFPFTEPSVEVDMRWQDTWLEFGGAGMVDPNVLKAVGYDPEKVTGFAFGLGVERLCMRRHGINDIRYLYDSNTKFLAQF from the coding sequence ATGTCACTCAACGATTTCATCAAGCAGTTGGACGATCTGGTCGAATCCGCTTCCAAGCGTTTCGAGGACGCCATCAATCAGACCGATCACCAGGTTCTGGAAGAAACCCGTGTCGAATTCCTGGGCGCCAAGAGCGGTAAGCTGAAGGAAGCCCAAAAGGGTCTCGGCAAGGTTGCGAAAGAAGACAAGCCGATCGCTGGTAAACGCTTCAATGAAGTGAAAACGCGCCTGGAAGAACTCTTTCAAGCGGCAACCGATGTCATTACCGGCGGCAGCAAAAAAGGGAATGCGGAAGCCATCGATGTGACCCTGCCGGGCCTTCGCCCTCGCCTGGGCCATATTCATCCGATCACCCAGACGATCGATGAACTGAAGGACATCATGGGACGTCTCGGCTTCACGGCGGTCGAGGGCCCCGAGATCGAAGACGACTGGCACAACTTCGAGGCCCTCAATATCCCCCTCGAACATCCAGCACGCGATCCGCTGGACAACTTCTATCTCAACCTGGCTGCGGCCAGCCACGGTGGCGGCAATCAACTGTTGCGTAGCCAGACTTCGACCGTCCAGATTCGCGTGATGGAAAACAACGAGCCGCCGATTCGTATCGTTTCGCTCGGCCGCGTTTATCGTCCCGACGAAATCGACGCAACCCATTACGCGATGTTCCATCAGATTGAAGGATTGCTGGTCGATACCAACGTCACGATGGCGGATCTAAAGTACGTGCTGCGGCTGTTCGCTTCCAGCTATCTCGGAGGCGACGTTGAAATACGCTTCCGTCCGTCATTCTTCCCGTTCACCGAACCAAGCGTTGAAGTCGACATGCGTTGGCAAGATACCTGGCTCGAATTCGGCGGGGCAGGGATGGTCGATCCAAACGTGCTCAAAGCCGTCGGCTACGATCCGGAAAAAGTTACCGGATTCGCTTTTGGCTTGGGAGTCGAGCGGCTTTGCATGCGACGGCACGGTATCAACGACATCCGTTACTTGTACGACAGCAACACGAAGTTCCTGGCCCAGTTCTAA
- the rpmI gene encoding 50S ribosomal protein L35, which yields MMPKMKTHKGTKKRFRITGNGKIKHRQCGTSHLANRMSHKRKRNLRGTTVLAEAESVALREALGKYSY from the coding sequence ATCATGCCTAAGATGAAAACCCACAAGGGTACCAAGAAGCGCTTTCGCATCACCGGCAACGGCAAGATCAAGCACCGTCAATGCGGTACGAGCCACTTGGCCAACCGCATGAGCCACAAGCGCAAGCGTAACCTTCGCGGTACAACTGTTTTGGCGGAAGCCGAATCGGTTGCTCTACGTGAAGCTCTCGGCAAGTACAGCTACTAA
- the rplT gene encoding 50S ribosomal protein L20: MRTTYGKARHKSKKRLFKKARGNRGGRGNLLRTVKETLVRAGVYAYRDRKVRKREFRKLWIIRLNAAARERGLRYSEFINGLKKAGITLDRKVLSEMAIHDPGAFDAVTEEVKAALAA; the protein is encoded by the coding sequence ATGAGAACAACTTACGGCAAGGCACGCCATAAGTCGAAGAAGCGTCTTTTCAAGAAGGCTAGGGGCAATCGTGGTGGTCGTGGCAATCTGCTGCGTACCGTCAAAGAAACCCTGGTCCGAGCTGGCGTATATGCCTATCGCGACCGTAAGGTCCGCAAGCGTGAGTTCCGCAAGCTGTGGATCATTCGTTTGAATGCCGCTGCTCGCGAACGTGGTTTGCGTTACAGCGAATTCATCAACGGCTTGAAGAAGGCCGGCATTACGCTCGATCGCAAGGTGTTGTCTGAAATGGCTATCCACGATCCGGGCGCTTTCGACGCGGTGACCGAAGAGGTGAAGGCCGCCCTGGCAGCCTAG
- the pheT gene encoding phenylalanine--tRNA ligase subunit beta, producing MLVSWEWLKQYLDLKISEAEVCDRLTLAGLNFDGASTVANDRCLDLEVTSNRPDWLGHIGIAREIGVLFDLDLKVPAADISATSTGGACPKIVQIEDEDFCPRYIARSVTGVTIGPSPAWLANRLETVGITVINNVVDVTNFVLMEIGQPLHAFDLDKISGDTITVRQATTGEKFTAIDHRDYELHSDDYVIADRRGAIALAGVMGGKSTEVSEMTHSLLIEAADFAALPVRTTSRRLKLKSDSSYRFERGVDPEMIDWASRRCCELIVETAGGEICEGRVFAGAAAPARKPVTLRFSQLMRVLGIDVPPAEVHRILEKLGNPVQKQTNDSITVVPASWRRDIYREIDLVEEVARIYGYDQIPERAGVLLSASHQSDLDRVRNKVRTAMLGMGFDETLTRSIVSDVWAKAFQGWSLSEPLSTSMPMVKGEDRLRISLLPSLLGARRNNEKFSYTQIDLYEIAKVYLPKSKALPDERYMVGITSGHGFYEMKGVVESLVAMLNPQAKLESIPYTDPMFEEGQGAHLTLRGTTLGYLGVVSQSKCKAFGLQKAASVAELDLGALMKLAVLVPQHQDFSTQPTMNRDLNLIVDEEVSWSQLQSIGYDAGGKLVESVTFQEIFRDPKKDGPGKKRVLFTITLQAYDRTLTGEEADATIANILVECEKQTGAKLLA from the coding sequence ATGCTAGTTTCCTGGGAATGGCTGAAGCAGTATCTCGACCTGAAAATCAGCGAAGCGGAAGTCTGCGATCGCCTGACGTTGGCCGGTCTGAATTTCGATGGCGCCTCGACCGTCGCCAACGATCGCTGCTTAGACCTGGAAGTCACCAGCAATCGCCCTGACTGGCTCGGTCATATCGGCATCGCCCGCGAGATCGGTGTTCTGTTTGATCTCGACTTGAAGGTTCCCGCAGCCGACATTTCCGCCACCTCGACTGGCGGTGCCTGCCCGAAGATCGTGCAGATCGAGGACGAAGACTTCTGCCCACGCTACATAGCCCGTAGCGTGACCGGAGTGACCATTGGCCCCAGCCCTGCTTGGTTAGCCAATCGCCTGGAAACGGTCGGCATCACGGTGATCAACAACGTGGTGGACGTCACCAATTTTGTCCTGATGGAAATCGGCCAGCCACTGCACGCATTTGACCTCGACAAAATCAGTGGCGATACGATCACCGTGCGTCAGGCGACCACCGGTGAAAAATTCACCGCGATCGATCATCGCGACTACGAACTACATAGCGACGACTATGTTATCGCGGACCGCCGAGGCGCGATTGCTTTGGCTGGCGTAATGGGTGGCAAGTCAACCGAAGTCAGCGAGATGACACACAGCTTGCTGATCGAAGCGGCTGACTTCGCCGCTTTGCCGGTCCGCACAACATCGCGCCGCTTGAAGCTCAAAAGCGATTCATCCTACCGCTTTGAGCGAGGCGTCGATCCCGAAATGATCGACTGGGCCAGCCGCCGCTGCTGCGAGCTGATTGTAGAAACCGCTGGTGGCGAAATTTGCGAAGGACGCGTCTTTGCCGGTGCAGCCGCTCCTGCACGCAAGCCTGTCACGCTTCGCTTTTCGCAATTGATGCGGGTTCTGGGAATCGACGTTCCCCCAGCCGAAGTTCATCGCATCCTTGAGAAGCTCGGCAACCCGGTCCAGAAACAGACGAACGACAGCATTACGGTGGTTCCGGCCAGCTGGCGGCGCGATATTTATCGCGAGATCGACCTGGTCGAAGAAGTCGCGCGCATCTACGGCTACGACCAAATCCCCGAGCGGGCCGGCGTTTTGCTAAGTGCTTCGCACCAAAGTGATTTAGACCGCGTGCGCAATAAAGTTCGCACCGCGATGCTGGGTATGGGCTTCGACGAAACGTTGACTCGTAGCATCGTCAGCGATGTTTGGGCCAAGGCATTCCAAGGTTGGTCTCTCTCCGAGCCTCTCTCTACCAGCATGCCGATGGTGAAAGGGGAGGATCGTCTTCGCATTAGCCTGTTGCCGAGTTTGCTTGGCGCACGCCGCAACAACGAGAAGTTCAGCTACACGCAAATCGATCTGTACGAAATCGCCAAAGTCTATTTGCCCAAATCGAAAGCACTGCCAGACGAACGCTACATGGTTGGGATCACCAGCGGCCATGGCTTCTATGAAATGAAGGGGGTGGTCGAATCCTTGGTGGCAATGCTGAACCCGCAAGCCAAGCTGGAATCGATTCCCTACACCGATCCCATGTTCGAAGAAGGGCAGGGGGCCCATCTGACCCTCAGGGGGACAACGCTGGGCTATCTCGGCGTGGTCAGCCAAAGCAAGTGCAAAGCGTTTGGCCTGCAAAAAGCCGCCTCGGTCGCGGAGCTCGATCTCGGCGCTCTGATGAAATTAGCGGTGTTGGTGCCTCAGCATCAAGACTTCAGCACGCAGCCGACCATGAATCGCGACTTGAACTTGATTGTTGATGAAGAAGTCAGCTGGTCGCAGTTGCAATCCATCGGCTACGACGCTGGCGGTAAGCTGGTCGAAAGCGTCACTTTCCAAGAGATCTTCCGCGACCCGAAGAAAGATGGCCCTGGCAAAAAACGCGTGCTGTTCACGATCACGCTGCAAGCCTACGACCGAACGCTAACCGGCGAAGAGGCAGACGCAACGATTGCGAA